The Actinomycetota bacterium genome includes a region encoding these proteins:
- a CDS encoding LCP family protein — protein MRRSSVALAWALIAGLLVVAPARAQDPVLEIHRTEAGAHWDPRGTDLLFVLVIGSDVREGDPARGRADTLRLIALNPATMQGSTVGIPRDSYVNIPGRGMSKINASLQFGGPQLVVETVQALAGVPIHFWALVEFSRFRQLVDRLGGVTVNVPYPMNDRFSGANFP, from the coding sequence ATGAGGCGCTCGTCGGTGGCGTTGGCATGGGCGCTCATCGCTGGGCTGCTCGTGGTAGCTCCCGCCCGGGCGCAGGACCCTGTCCTGGAGATACACCGCACGGAGGCGGGCGCCCATTGGGACCCCCGCGGGACGGACCTCCTCTTCGTGCTCGTGATCGGCAGCGACGTCCGAGAGGGGGACCCCGCCCGCGGACGTGCGGACACGCTGCGACTCATCGCGCTCAACCCGGCGACGATGCAGGGATCGACGGTGGGCATCCCACGGGACTCGTACGTGAACATCCCGGGGCGGGGGATGTCCAAGATCAACGCGTCGCTTCAGTTCGGCGGTCCACAGCTGGTCGTGGAGACCGTCCAGGCGCTCGCCGGCGTCCCGATCCACTTCTGGGCGCTGGTCGAGTTCTCCCGCTTCCGTCAGCTCGTCGACCGGCTCGGGGGTGTGACGGTGAACGTCCCGTACCCGATGAACGACCGGTTCTCCGGAGCGAACTTCCC